One part of the Chloroflexota bacterium genome encodes these proteins:
- a CDS encoding AAA family ATPase, translating into MERIPTHVPNLDSILNGGLPKNSITLIGGVPGSGKTVLAHQIAYGNATPENKVLIVTTLSEPMSRIIQFTQEFSFFDLDKAGTAVIYEDIGPLLLTGNGEKALARVVELATRVQPAMLVIDSFKALHDVAESPAGLRRALYQLAANLATLPCTALLVGEYKADDLLGEPEAGVVDGIIELTNHPIGLRDYRSLRVRKLRGSDYRSGEHSFRITSDGIVVFPRFVTPPAPARYTVSRERARTGIPGLDNMLHGGLLRGTTTLIAGDPGVGKTVTALHFLLLSARSGEPGAYISFQEDPNQLAQIARNFGFEIEELQARRAVDVFYASPVELDIDEHTLKIVDTIERIGARRVVIDSISDLEAGAKRDADRYFNYVYSLVQWFKDRGITTMMTAEISQMFGADLVLSGRGISHIADNLIALRYVPVGTQIRRAITVLSARGSAHSNEIREYTISEQEGPRVGGLLRGAFSLFDRHPLDS; encoded by the coding sequence ATGGAGAGGATTCCAACTCATGTTCCCAATCTTGATAGCATCCTGAACGGGGGATTGCCCAAAAATAGCATCACCCTTATCGGCGGGGTGCCGGGAAGCGGCAAGACCGTTCTCGCGCATCAGATCGCCTACGGCAACGCGACGCCGGAGAACAAGGTGCTCATCGTGACCACCCTGTCCGAGCCGATGTCCAGGATCATCCAGTTCACCCAGGAGTTCTCCTTTTTCGACCTGGACAAAGCGGGCACGGCCGTGATCTACGAGGACATCGGCCCCCTGCTGCTGACGGGTAACGGAGAGAAGGCGCTCGCCCGAGTGGTGGAGCTGGCCACCCGGGTGCAACCAGCCATGCTGGTTATCGACAGCTTCAAAGCTCTGCATGACGTAGCCGAATCCCCGGCCGGTTTGCGGCGAGCGCTTTATCAGCTGGCCGCCAACCTGGCCACCCTGCCGTGCACCGCGCTGCTGGTGGGCGAATATAAGGCCGATGATCTCCTCGGCGAGCCGGAGGCAGGTGTTGTGGACGGCATCATCGAGCTCACCAACCACCCCATCGGCCTGCGCGATTACCGCAGCCTGCGCGTGCGCAAACTACGGGGCAGCGATTACCGCTCCGGCGAGCACTCCTTCCGCATCACATCGGACGGGATCGTCGTCTTCCCACGGTTCGTCACCCCCCCTGCCCCGGCGCGCTACACCGTGAGCCGGGAACGGGCGCGCACAGGCATCCCCGGCCTGGACAACATGCTCCACGGCGGTCTGCTGCGCGGCACAACCACCTTGATAGCCGGGGACCCAGGCGTCGGCAAGACCGTGACCGCCCTCCACTTCCTGCTGCTCAGCGCTCGCAGTGGCGAGCCAGGCGCCTACATCTCGTTCCAGGAGGATCCCAATCAGCTGGCCCAGATCGCGCGGAATTTCGGCTTCGAGATCGAGGAACTTCAGGCCCGACGGGCGGTGGACGTGTTCTACGCATCCCCGGTGGAGCTGGACATCGACGAGCACACGCTCAAGATCGTGGACACGATCGAGCGGATTGGTGCCCGCCGGGTGGTCATCGACAGCATCAGCGATCTGGAAGCCGGCGCCAAACGGGACGCGGATCGCTATTTCAACTACGTATACTCGCTGGTGCAGTGGTTCAAGGATCGGGGCATCACCACCATGATGACGGCCGAGATCAGCCAGATGTTCGGAGCGGATCTCGTCCTGTCCGGTCGCGGTATCTCCCACATCGCCGACAACCTCATCGCCCTGCGATACGTGCCGGTGGGGACCCAGATCCGGCGGGCGATCACGGTGTTGAGCGCCCGCGGCAGCGCCCACAGCAACGAGATCCGAGAATACACCATCTCCGAGCAGGAGGGGCCAAGAGTCGGCGGTTTGCTACGAGGAGCGTTCTCGCTCTTTGATCGCCACCCGCTGGACAGCTAA
- a CDS encoding tRNA uridine(34) 5-carboxymethylaminomethyl modification radical SAM/GNAT enzyme Elp3, with translation MALNEHPPRPGEHFTKAQLVQAYRYFVDQGRLPFEREMLRRLQMKPVRTASGVTPVAVLTKPAPCPGQCIFCPTDVRMPKSYLSDEPGAMRALQYEFDPYRQVAGRVESLETIGHTVDKVELLILGGTWSAYPRAYQEWFIRRCLDALNGREAPSLEEAQRWNEEALHRNVGLVIETRPDWVTPEEILWLRRLGVTKVQMGVQSLDDRILQRNRRGHTVDDVRRAVRLLRLGGFKIHLHWMPNLLGATPESDREDFARLWIDPALRPDELKIYPCMLLPDTDLYEEWQRGRYRPYAEAELVDLLAACKTLVPRYCRLNRVVRDIPAQNIVAGSRTSNLRQVVQREMAQRGLRCQCIRCREVRGRSVADEELHMEVIRYWTDATEERFISFATGDDHLAGFLRLSLPKPDLDAGEQPEELRGAAVIREVHVYGPALGIGDESAGEAQHRGLGTRLVEEAIRQARRAGYRRIAVIAAIGTRGYYRRLGFELGDLYMARAI, from the coding sequence ATGGCGCTGAACGAGCATCCGCCCCGCCCAGGCGAGCACTTTACCAAGGCTCAACTGGTGCAGGCATATCGATATTTCGTCGACCAGGGCCGATTGCCCTTCGAGCGGGAGATGCTCCGACGGCTGCAGATGAAGCCGGTGCGCACAGCCTCCGGGGTGACGCCGGTGGCCGTACTCACCAAGCCGGCGCCCTGCCCCGGCCAGTGCATCTTCTGCCCCACCGACGTGCGCATGCCCAAGAGCTACCTGAGCGACGAGCCGGGAGCCATGCGGGCCCTCCAATACGAGTTCGATCCATACCGCCAGGTGGCGGGGCGCGTGGAGAGCCTGGAGACCATCGGCCACACCGTGGACAAAGTAGAGCTGCTGATCCTGGGGGGCACCTGGTCGGCCTATCCTCGTGCCTACCAGGAGTGGTTCATCCGGAGGTGCCTGGACGCGCTCAATGGCCGAGAGGCGCCCTCGCTGGAGGAGGCCCAACGCTGGAACGAGGAGGCCCTCCACCGCAACGTGGGGTTGGTCATCGAGACCCGGCCCGACTGGGTGACGCCGGAGGAGATCCTCTGGCTGCGCCGACTGGGCGTCACCAAGGTGCAGATGGGCGTACAGAGCCTGGACGACCGCATCCTCCAGCGGAACCGACGCGGCCATACCGTGGACGATGTGCGGCGAGCCGTGCGGCTCCTGCGCCTGGGCGGCTTCAAGATCCACCTGCACTGGATGCCCAACCTGCTGGGGGCGACGCCGGAGTCGGACCGAGAGGACTTCGCCCGGCTCTGGATCGACCCCGCCCTGCGCCCCGACGAACTGAAGATCTACCCGTGCATGCTCCTGCCGGACACGGACCTATACGAGGAGTGGCAGCGCGGTCGCTATCGGCCTTACGCGGAGGCGGAATTGGTAGACCTGCTGGCAGCGTGCAAAACGCTGGTGCCGCGATACTGTCGTCTGAACCGGGTGGTCCGAGACATCCCGGCTCAGAACATCGTGGCGGGCAGTCGCACGTCCAACCTGCGGCAGGTAGTGCAACGGGAGATGGCCCAACGCGGCCTGCGCTGCCAATGCATCCGGTGCCGAGAGGTGCGCGGCCGATCGGTAGCGGACGAGGAGCTCCACATGGAGGTCATCCGATACTGGACGGATGCCACAGAGGAGCGATTCATCAGCTTCGCCACCGGGGACGATCACCTGGCCGGATTCCTGCGCCTTTCGCTGCCGAAGCCCGATCTGGATGCGGGTGAGCAGCCGGAGGAACTGCGCGGCGCGGCCGTCATCCGTGAGGTGCACGTCTACGGCCCCGCCTTGGGGATCGGCGACGAGAGCGCCGGAGAGGCGCAACACCGGGGACTGGGCACCCGACTCGTGGAGGAGGCGATCCGACAGGCGCGTCGGGCCGGGTACCGCCGCATCGCCGTCATCGCCGCCATCGGCACACGCGGCTACTACCGGCGGCTGGGCTTCGAGCTGGGCGATCTGTACATGGCACGAGCCATATAA
- a CDS encoding GAF domain-containing protein, with amino-acid sequence MVNLDRAMLQWLESLAPQGIFTTDDKLIIRSWNHWLATHSGRSATEMVGRHLLEAYPDLAARGLDKAYQQALNGQVTILAHRIHLYLLPMPPSGGCKHIAHMPQSARIAPLVEGDRIVGTITVIEDVTERVEREEELRRQITTLDTLREIGQAILTLDSSECLQQVARQTAALIHAPMVTVVMREGDTLCARVRFNVEEPSLSEAADENRCREEAAVPQDSVAGWVMQSGRPILLLDTDRTKTPSPLSPDARCVIAAPLIARDKVIGALVAESPDPNTFTEEDQALITAIAPQAAIAIHNAQLHDALRSREALFRAIIENTSDIIALADCNHILRYVSPSVRQVLGYEPDELVGQEATQLIHPEDVLRALESLSHVCRYSGLTQSVEVRARHKDGSWRVLAVRTSNWLDDPMISGVVLSARDITEHRKTEEEIRRWATHQQALNAIIAHATSTLNLQDLLRTTLDHILQAFELKMGAAWIRRAAKMRGSAKGHPDALYVLRGLPREVGPAIACMLPSREPGDVKLLTIEDWQKPISEPCDALAPLLTRFGIRASLTVPIRVDGRSIGGLSIASSQPRVWSDEEIALAEMVGRQIGAAAERLWLLEETRAHVELMRRLADLSDALNRPHSMDEVLQAIGQGALTLSDADRAALYLRNPDDTMECAWSHGFASERGAQAITSARDLPEEWLTGRTAPVLIPETEKLPDTSSLRRLALAEGSKAIAVCPLVYEGRVIAVVVCCYNAPHFWSAAEQEVMEAFGGQAAVALENARLYASLHETNEQLKEALQAREEMIQNVSHELRTPLTLIRGYAELLQEGHLGTLAPQQAEAIHIIHKSAERLHLMVNRLLMLQALDASTFQKIELNPANWLQDILTVWQREAERARVDLQLDVPPDLPSILGDPELLGQTMDNLLDNAIKFSPEGGEVRVRAWQEDSEIIISVSDQGVGIPPDKLDKIFDRFYQVDGSMTRRFGGMGIGLALCREIVEKHGGRIWATSNGANRGSTFYIALPVAAQAVAA; translated from the coding sequence ATGGTGAACCTGGACAGGGCAATGCTCCAATGGCTGGAAAGTCTTGCCCCTCAGGGGATTTTTACAACAGACGACAAGCTCATTATCCGTAGCTGGAATCATTGGCTGGCCACACACAGCGGTCGCAGCGCGACGGAGATGGTCGGGCGCCACCTGCTGGAAGCCTATCCCGATTTGGCCGCCCGGGGACTGGATAAGGCCTATCAACAAGCTCTGAACGGGCAGGTGACGATCCTGGCCCACCGAATACACCTCTACCTTCTCCCCATGCCTCCCAGTGGGGGCTGCAAACACATCGCCCACATGCCTCAAAGCGCCCGGATCGCCCCTCTGGTGGAGGGCGACCGCATCGTGGGCACGATCACCGTCATCGAGGATGTAACCGAGCGCGTGGAGCGAGAGGAGGAACTGCGACGCCAGATCACGACGCTGGATACATTGCGGGAGATCGGGCAGGCCATCCTGACCCTGGACTCCTCCGAGTGCCTCCAGCAGGTCGCCCGCCAGACGGCCGCCCTGATCCACGCGCCCATGGTCACTGTGGTCATGCGCGAGGGGGACACGCTGTGTGCGCGCGTCCGCTTCAACGTCGAGGAGCCCTCCCTCTCGGAAGCTGCGGATGAGAACAGATGCCGCGAGGAAGCGGCCGTGCCGCAGGACAGCGTGGCCGGGTGGGTCATGCAAAGCGGACGGCCGATCCTCCTTCTGGACACCGACAGGACGAAAACGCCCTCCCCCCTCTCTCCCGATGCCCGTTGCGTCATCGCGGCGCCGCTCATCGCGCGGGATAAAGTGATCGGAGCGCTCGTCGCCGAATCCCCCGACCCCAACACCTTCACCGAGGAGGATCAGGCGCTCATCACAGCGATCGCCCCACAGGCTGCCATCGCGATCCACAACGCGCAGCTGCACGATGCGCTTCGATCCCGGGAGGCCCTTTTCAGGGCTATCATCGAAAATACCTCCGACATCATCGCGCTGGCGGATTGCAACCATATCTTGCGCTATGTCAGCCCTTCCGTCCGACAAGTGCTCGGATACGAGCCGGACGAGCTGGTCGGGCAAGAGGCCACCCAGCTCATCCATCCTGAGGACGTCCTTCGCGCCCTGGAGTCCCTCAGCCACGTCTGCCGATACTCCGGCCTCACTCAATCCGTAGAGGTGCGCGCCCGCCACAAAGACGGCTCCTGGCGCGTGCTGGCAGTTCGCACGAGTAACTGGCTTGATGACCCCATGATCAGCGGGGTCGTCCTCAGCGCGCGAGACATCACCGAACACCGAAAGACGGAGGAGGAAATCCGCCGCTGGGCCACTCATCAACAGGCGCTGAACGCCATCATCGCCCACGCGACCAGTACGTTGAACCTCCAGGACCTGCTACGGACCACGCTGGATCACATCCTGCAAGCCTTCGAACTGAAGATGGGCGCCGCATGGATACGTCGAGCCGCCAAGATGAGGGGCTCCGCCAAGGGTCATCCCGATGCCCTGTACGTCCTGCGTGGGCTCCCTCGAGAGGTCGGCCCGGCCATCGCCTGTATGCTCCCATCACGGGAGCCGGGCGACGTCAAGTTGCTCACGATAGAGGACTGGCAGAAGCCCATCTCGGAGCCTTGCGATGCCCTCGCCCCGCTGCTTACCCGATTCGGGATCCGGGCCTCCCTCACCGTCCCCATCCGGGTGGACGGCCGCTCCATCGGGGGATTGAGCATCGCATCCTCGCAGCCTCGCGTCTGGAGTGACGAGGAGATCGCCCTGGCGGAGATGGTCGGGCGACAGATCGGGGCGGCCGCGGAGCGGCTCTGGTTGCTGGAAGAGACGCGAGCCCACGTCGAGCTAATGCGCCGGCTGGCCGATCTTAGCGACGCCCTGAACCGTCCACACAGCATGGACGAGGTCCTGCAGGCGATCGGACAGGGCGCTCTGACGCTCAGCGACGCAGACCGGGCGGCCCTCTATCTGCGGAATCCCGACGACACGATGGAGTGCGCGTGGTCCCATGGATTCGCCTCGGAACGCGGGGCCCAGGCGATCACCTCGGCCCGAGATCTGCCGGAGGAGTGGCTGACGGGTCGAACCGCCCCCGTCCTGATCCCCGAAACAGAGAAGCTGCCGGACACTTCATCCCTGCGGAGGCTGGCTCTGGCCGAAGGCTCCAAGGCGATCGCGGTGTGCCCTCTGGTGTACGAAGGCCGGGTGATCGCCGTGGTCGTCTGCTGCTACAACGCTCCTCACTTCTGGTCCGCCGCGGAGCAAGAGGTCATGGAGGCCTTCGGCGGACAGGCGGCCGTCGCCCTGGAGAACGCACGCCTGTACGCCTCGCTGCACGAGACCAATGAGCAACTGAAAGAGGCGCTCCAGGCGCGGGAGGAGATGATCCAGAACGTCTCCCACGAGCTGCGGACCCCGCTTACCCTGATCCGTGGCTACGCGGAGCTGCTGCAAGAGGGACATCTGGGCACGCTCGCCCCCCAACAGGCGGAGGCCATCCACATCATACACAAGAGCGCTGAACGGCTGCATCTCATGGTCAACCGCTTGCTGATGTTGCAGGCGCTGGACGCGAGCACCTTCCAAAAGATCGAGCTGAATCCGGCGAACTGGCTACAGGACATTCTCACCGTCTGGCAGCGGGAAGCCGAGAGGGCGAGGGTCGATTTACAGCTCGATGTGCCCCCCGATCTGCCCTCCATCCTGGGAGATCCCGAACTGCTGGGGCAGACCATGGACAACCTGCTGGACAACGCCATCAAGTTCAGCCCCGAAGGTGGCGAAGTGCGCGTGCGAGCCTGGCAAGAGGATTCGGAGATCATCATTTCCGTGTCCGATCAAGGGGTCGGGATCCCTCCAGACAAATTGGACAAGATCTTCGACCGGTTCTATCAGGTGGACGGCAGCATGACCCGCCGCTTCGGGGGTATGGGGATTGGGCTCGCGCTATGTCGAGAGATCGTGGAGAAGCACGGGGGACGGATCTGGGCCACGAGCAACGGAGCAAACCGGGGAAGCACCTTCTACATCGCCTTACCGGTCGCCGCCCAAGCCGTGGCAGCGTGA
- a CDS encoding response regulator transcription factor yields the protein MTIRVLLADDHAVVRDGLRLILEAQGDIAVTGDATDGREAVRLAQALQPDVIVIDIAMPLLNGIEATHQILQVCPDAQVVILSMHATSEHIYRALQAGAQGYLLKESAGQEVVEAVRAVYAGQRYLSQRIVGTVIEEYVQLRESGSSTSPLQRLTAREREILQLVVEGKSSAEIADILSLSTKTVETYRSRLMQKLDIHDLPGLVKFAIQHGLTSLE from the coding sequence GTGACCATTCGTGTTCTCCTGGCTGATGATCACGCGGTGGTTCGCGATGGCCTGCGCCTCATTCTGGAAGCTCAAGGGGATATCGCCGTCACCGGGGACGCGACCGACGGGCGCGAGGCCGTCCGCCTGGCTCAGGCACTGCAGCCGGATGTCATCGTCATCGACATTGCCATGCCCTTGCTGAACGGCATCGAGGCCACACATCAGATCCTCCAGGTGTGCCCTGACGCGCAGGTGGTCATTCTATCCATGCACGCCACGAGCGAGCATATCTATCGGGCGTTGCAAGCCGGGGCACAGGGATATCTGCTGAAGGAATCGGCCGGGCAGGAGGTGGTGGAGGCCGTGCGCGCCGTTTACGCCGGGCAACGCTACCTGAGCCAGCGTATCGTGGGGACGGTGATCGAGGAATACGTGCAGCTGCGCGAGTCCGGCTCGTCCACAAGCCCTCTCCAACGCCTGACCGCACGCGAGCGGGAGATCCTTCAACTGGTCGTGGAGGGGAAGTCCAGCGCGGAGATCGCAGATATCCTCTCCCTTTCCACCAAGACCGTGGAGACGTACCGCAGCCGTCTGATGCAGAAGTTGGACATCCATGATCTGCCCGGCCTGGTAAAATTCGCCATCCAACACGGCCTGACCTCTCTGGAGTAA
- a CDS encoding response regulator, translating to MKRHDEIRPLLLIAERDPFMRDALTRALEERFDLEFVDNGVAVLERAKTRSPDLIILEVLLPMMDGFQVCRQLKSDPATRHIPVLFFTLLLAEERAAQAGGDGFLLKPLRQEALLEMIDRLLAQAKEELHGEDSNSCSQS from the coding sequence ATGAAGAGACATGACGAGATTCGACCGCTCCTTCTCATAGCCGAGCGCGATCCATTCATGCGTGATGCGTTGACACGGGCGCTGGAGGAACGTTTCGATCTGGAGTTCGTCGACAATGGTGTGGCTGTACTCGAACGAGCGAAGACTCGCTCGCCCGACCTGATCATTTTGGAAGTATTATTACCTATGATGGACGGCTTCCAGGTCTGTCGTCAACTCAAGAGCGACCCCGCCACTCGTCATATCCCCGTGCTGTTCTTCACGCTGCTCCTGGCGGAGGAGCGAGCTGCACAGGCGGGTGGTGACGGGTTCCTTCTAAAACCACTACGACAGGAGGCGCTTTTGGAGATGATCGATCGGTTGCTGGCCCAGGCCAAGGAGGAGTTGCATGGAGAGGATTCCAACTCATGTTCCCAATCTTGA
- a CDS encoding class I SAM-dependent methyltransferase → MDPQVVRRLLQLNRAFYDRLAEPFAASRPGLLPGVERLLAYVPDEGALLDVGCGAGQLAVALDRLERHVRYVGVDASEEVIRLALQVASSLSHVSAQFLVRDVATPGWTQGLPRQPFRTVAMLAVLHHIPGMDLRVRLLRDVAGCLAPGGSILVSTWQFLNSPRLRRRVQPWSRIGLSPGDVEPGDYLLDWQRGGHGLRYCALIDADALRQLAESAGLRVVETFHAGRDDLNLCAMLRHATRSA, encoded by the coding sequence ATGGACCCCCAGGTCGTGCGGCGCCTTCTACAGCTGAATCGAGCCTTCTATGACCGGCTGGCCGAGCCCTTCGCCGCCAGCCGGCCCGGGCTGCTGCCCGGCGTCGAGCGGCTGCTGGCCTATGTGCCCGACGAAGGCGCTCTACTGGATGTCGGCTGTGGCGCCGGCCAGCTCGCCGTGGCCCTGGATCGGCTGGAACGCCACGTTCGGTACGTCGGCGTGGACGCCAGCGAGGAGGTGATCCGATTGGCCCTTCAGGTCGCCTCCTCGCTCTCCCATGTCTCCGCTCAGTTCCTGGTGCGCGATGTGGCGACGCCCGGCTGGACGCAGGGTCTGCCTCGTCAGCCGTTCCGGACGGTGGCGATGTTGGCGGTCCTGCACCACATCCCGGGTATGGACCTGCGCGTGCGCCTGCTGCGGGATGTGGCCGGGTGCCTGGCGCCCGGTGGATCCATCCTCGTCTCCACCTGGCAGTTCCTCAATAGTCCACGGCTGCGGCGCCGCGTGCAACCCTGGTCGCGGATCGGCCTGAGCCCGGGCGATGTGGAGCCCGGGGACTATCTGCTGGACTGGCAACGTGGCGGCCATGGCCTGCGCTACTGCGCTCTGATCGACGCGGATGCCCTTCGTCAGCTGGCGGAATCCGCCGGCCTGCGCGTCGTAGAGACGTTTCATGCAGGTCGCGATGATCTGAACCTATGCGCCATGTTGCGTCATGCGACACGATCCGCATGA
- a CDS encoding response regulator — translation MESRTQDLTTTYPTILIVDDHAKIRDALHDWLRIVFPSCLCQKAASGEEALTLASRQQPDVVLMDIGLPGIDGIEATRRLKKLVPDVPVVIITIHEDAEYRMSAQAAGASAYIPKHRIGTELIPVLQQLLSLSGDASLIQ, via the coding sequence ATGGAAAGCAGAACGCAAGATCTCACCACCACCTATCCCACTATCCTGATCGTGGATGACCATGCGAAGATACGGGACGCGTTGCACGACTGGCTTCGCATCGTCTTCCCGAGCTGCCTTTGTCAGAAGGCAGCAAGCGGAGAGGAAGCGCTCACCCTGGCCAGCAGACAGCAGCCGGACGTCGTTCTGATGGACATCGGGTTACCGGGGATCGACGGCATCGAGGCCACGCGACGCCTTAAGAAGCTCGTCCCGGACGTCCCGGTGGTGATCATCACCATCCATGAGGACGCGGAATACCGTATGAGCGCCCAGGCGGCCGGGGCCAGCGCCTACATCCCCAAGCATAGGATAGGCACCGAGCTGATTCCCGTGTTGCAACAGCTGCTCTCTCTATCCGGAGATGCATCCCTGATCCAGTAG
- a CDS encoding GAF domain-containing sensor histidine kinase, with product MSWLREVIQPSAAYLFLVDEERKRLELTETIGCKVPDDLYVPLGLDLWRWLEERGIPSQEDETLSRYGVPISFEGSLYGTLCVISRQSGSTLRKEQRLTSTAAGFLAPVLRNIQRYQTLERRVAERTAALAQSEARHRRLAERLRILREIDQAILAAQSPEDTAQAALSRVRDLIPCMGASITSFDFETKRIIPLATSLDAESWSLTGRSLPFQGLERIIEKLSRGIIHRIDDLQDIPPPLPPTIQFLRRAGARSYLAIPLIVQGKLIGSLCLGADKPTAFTDEDVEIAREVANSLAIALHQVQLFQEIREQREQLRALAKQLDQIEEAERRRLARELHDRVGQNLTALSISLSALRSRLSLADEDLFSVRIDDAIALVEEITQSIRDVMADLRPAVLDDYGLLPALRWFAHRFAQRTGLHIQVLGEEDAPRLPPDTETALFRITQEALTNVAKHAQAQQVTISLESKEDMTRLVIADDGVGFDFAAMRQHGGEGRWGLHIMRERAEAVGGQLRIDAAPGKGTQVIIEIPHPPASTR from the coding sequence ATGAGCTGGCTAAGGGAGGTGATCCAGCCTTCGGCGGCCTACCTATTCCTGGTGGACGAGGAGAGGAAGAGGCTAGAGCTCACCGAGACGATCGGCTGCAAGGTCCCAGACGACCTGTATGTACCATTGGGACTGGACCTCTGGCGCTGGCTGGAAGAGCGGGGGATCCCCTCCCAGGAGGACGAAACCCTATCGCGTTACGGGGTGCCCATCTCCTTTGAGGGAAGCCTCTACGGGACGCTCTGCGTGATCAGCCGACAATCAGGGAGCACGCTACGCAAGGAGCAGCGCCTGACGAGCACGGCCGCCGGGTTCCTGGCGCCGGTGCTGCGCAACATCCAACGCTACCAGACGCTGGAGCGGCGGGTTGCCGAGCGAACGGCGGCCCTGGCCCAATCGGAGGCGCGCCACCGGCGGCTGGCGGAACGGCTGCGCATCCTGAGGGAGATCGATCAGGCGATCCTGGCCGCCCAATCGCCAGAGGACACCGCCCAGGCCGCTCTAAGCCGCGTGCGGGATCTGATCCCCTGTATGGGAGCCTCTATCACCTCCTTCGACTTCGAGACGAAGCGGATCATCCCCCTCGCGACCAGCCTGGACGCCGAAAGCTGGTCTCTCACCGGGAGGTCGTTGCCGTTCCAGGGCCTCGAACGCATCATCGAGAAGCTCAGCCGAGGGATCATCCACCGGATCGATGATCTCCAGGACATCCCTCCCCCGTTGCCTCCCACAATCCAATTCCTGAGAAGGGCTGGAGCCCGCTCCTACCTCGCGATCCCACTCATCGTCCAGGGCAAGCTCATCGGCAGCCTCTGCCTGGGAGCTGACAAGCCCACAGCGTTCACGGACGAGGACGTGGAGATCGCTCGCGAGGTGGCCAACTCGCTGGCCATCGCCCTGCATCAGGTTCAGCTCTTTCAGGAGATCCGGGAGCAGCGGGAACAGCTGCGTGCCCTGGCGAAACAACTGGATCAGATCGAGGAGGCCGAACGCCGTCGCCTGGCGCGGGAGCTTCACGATCGCGTCGGTCAGAACCTCACCGCCCTGAGCATCAGCCTGTCCGCCCTTCGCTCACGTCTATCTCTGGCGGACGAGGATCTCTTCTCCGTTCGCATCGACGACGCCATCGCCCTGGTGGAAGAGATCACTCAGAGCATTCGAGATGTCATGGCCGATCTTCGGCCCGCCGTCCTCGACGATTACGGGCTTCTCCCGGCCCTCCGCTGGTTCGCCCACCGCTTCGCCCAACGCACGGGCCTCCACATTCAGGTCCTCGGCGAGGAGGACGCCCCGCGGCTCCCCCCGGACACGGAGACCGCCCTCTTTCGCATCACCCAGGAGGCCCTCACCAATGTCGCCAAACACGCGCAGGCCCAGCAGGTGACCATCTCCCTGGAGAGCAAGGAGGACATGACTCGTCTGGTGATCGCTGATGACGGTGTGGGATTCGATTTCGCCGCAATGCGGCAACACGGAGGGGAGGGGAGATGGGGACTGCATATCATGCGGGAACGAGCGGAGGCCGTAGGCGGGCAACTGAGGATCGATGCCGCGCCAGGCAAGGGAACCCAGGTCATCATCGAGATTCCCCACCCTCCCGCAAGCACAAGATAA